A single genomic interval of Macadamia integrifolia cultivar HAES 741 chromosome 6, SCU_Mint_v3, whole genome shotgun sequence harbors:
- the LOC122081354 gene encoding rho GDP-dissociation inhibitor 1-like, translated as MSAVMGSLSSFQAIPFNTAGMEKEEEKTNNNSNSGAKQSEENAEKLKREYSCASNCSTENGYDDDPEDDDDAKSKVGKEELDLGPQFSLKEQLEKDKDDESLRRWKEQLLGSVDINAVGENADPEVQILSLTILSPDRPNLVLPIPFVPNSKGHAFALKDGCRYRLKFSFVVSNNIVSGLKYTNTVWKTGVRVNNRKVMLGTFSPQQEPYTYDLEEDTTPSGIFARGSYSARTKLVDDDGKCYLDINYSFEIRKEWPSSTS; from the exons ATGTCGGCGGTTATGGGATCTCTCTCGAGCTTTCAGGCCATTCCCTTCAATACTGCTGGaatggagaaggaagaagagaaaaccaACAACAACAGTAACAGTGGCGCCAAACAGAGTGAAGAAAATGCAGAGAAACTCAAGAGAGAATACAGTTGTGCTTCTAATTGTTCTACAGAGAATGGATATGACGATGACccagaagatgatgatgatgccaaGTCTAAAGTAGGGAAAGAAGAATTAGACCTTGGTCCCCAATTCTCCCTTAAAGAACAGCTCGAGAAAGATAAG GATGATGAGAGCCTAAGGAGATGGAAAGAACAACTTCTTGGAAGTGTAGATATAAATGCTGTTGGAG AGAATGCAGATCCAGAAGTACAGATACTGAGCCTTACCATCCTGTCTCCTGACCGACCGAATCTAGTTTTGCCAATTCCATTTGTTCCCAATTCAAAGGGCCACGCTTTTGCTCTCAAGGATGGATGCCGCTATCGTCTCAAGTTCTCCTTTGTTGTCTCCAACAATATTGTTTCTGGTCTTAAATATACTAACACTGTGTGGAAGACGGGGGTGAGAG TTAATAATAGAAAGGTAATGCTGGGAACATTCAGTCCTCAGCAAGAGCCTTACACATATGATTTGGAAGAAGACACAACCCCTTCTGGCATTTTTGCAAGGGGTTCCTACTCTGCAAGAACTAAG CTTGTAGACGATGATGGCAAGTGCTATTTGGACATAAATTACAGTTTCGAAATCCGTAAAGAATGGCCATCATCAACTTCTTga